One Mycolicibacter sp. MU0083 DNA window includes the following coding sequences:
- the tyrS gene encoding tyrosine--tRNA ligase, producing MPTTILDELSWRGLIAQSTDLDALTAEVTRGPITVYAGFDPTAPSLHAGNLVPLLALRRFQRAGHRPIVLAGGATGLIGDPRDSGERTLNTADTVAEWSERIRGQLERFVDFDDSPTGAVVANNLDWTAPLSAVEFLRDVGKHFSVNVMLDRDTIRRRLEEGISYTEFSYMLLQANDYVQLHQRFGCSLQIGGSDQWGNIIAGVRLVRQKTGATVHALTVPLVTAADGTKFGKSTGGGSLWLDPEMTSPYAWYQYFFNTADADVIRYLRWFTFLSAEELAELEQATAERPHERAAQRALAREFTTLVHGQAATDAVELASQALFGRGELTRLDESTLTAALEETSVARLEPGGADGIVDLLVATGLSASRGAARRTIGEGGVSVNNVRIDSEEWAPQPADFLHGRWLVLRRGKRNVAGVQRA from the coding sequence ATGCCGACGACGATTCTCGACGAGTTGAGCTGGCGAGGGCTGATCGCCCAATCCACCGACCTGGACGCACTGACCGCCGAAGTGACGCGCGGACCGATCACGGTCTATGCCGGATTCGACCCGACCGCCCCGAGCCTGCACGCCGGAAACCTGGTGCCGTTGCTGGCCCTGCGCCGATTCCAGCGGGCCGGACACCGGCCGATCGTGCTAGCCGGCGGGGCCACCGGACTCATCGGTGACCCGCGCGACAGCGGGGAACGCACCCTCAACACCGCCGATACCGTGGCCGAGTGGTCCGAGCGGATCCGCGGGCAACTCGAGCGCTTCGTCGACTTCGACGACAGTCCCACCGGTGCGGTGGTGGCCAACAACCTGGACTGGACGGCGCCGCTGTCCGCGGTGGAATTCCTGCGTGACGTGGGCAAACACTTCTCGGTCAACGTGATGCTGGACCGCGACACCATCCGTCGCCGGCTCGAGGAGGGCATCTCCTACACCGAGTTCAGCTACATGTTGCTGCAGGCCAACGACTACGTGCAGCTGCATCAGCGCTTCGGGTGTTCGCTGCAGATCGGCGGATCCGATCAGTGGGGCAACATCATCGCCGGCGTGCGGCTGGTCCGGCAGAAGACGGGTGCGACCGTGCACGCCTTGACGGTGCCCCTGGTCACCGCCGCCGACGGCACCAAGTTCGGTAAGTCCACCGGTGGCGGCAGTCTGTGGCTGGATCCCGAGATGACCAGCCCTTACGCCTGGTACCAGTACTTTTTCAACACCGCCGACGCCGACGTCATCCGTTACCTGCGGTGGTTCACGTTCCTGTCGGCCGAAGAGCTGGCCGAGCTGGAGCAGGCGACGGCCGAACGTCCGCACGAGCGGGCCGCGCAGCGCGCTTTGGCGCGGGAGTTCACCACGTTGGTGCACGGACAGGCGGCCACCGATGCCGTCGAACTGGCGAGTCAGGCCCTGTTCGGCCGCGGAGAACTGACCCGGTTGGACGAATCGACGCTGACCGCGGCGCTGGAGGAGACCTCGGTGGCCCGCCTGGAGCCCGGGGGAGCCGACGGCATCGTGGACCTGCTGGTGGCCACCGGCCTGTCCGCCAGTCGGGGTGCGGCGCGGCGCACCATCGGTGAAGGCGGTGTGTCGGTCAACAACGTGCGAATCGACAGCGAGGAATGGGCGCCGCAGCCGGCGGACTTCCTGCACGGCCGGTGGCTGGTGCTGCGTCGGGGCAAACGCAACGTCGCGGGGGTGCAACGGGCCTAG
- a CDS encoding acyl-CoA synthetase, with translation MDLNLSAVTRPVEWLMATAQNGLEVLRWGGLETGTVPSPFQIVESTPMYKLRRYFPPDNRPGQPQPGPPVLLVHPMMMSANMWDVTREDGAVGILREAGVDPWVIDFGSPDEIEGGMRRNLADHIVGLSQAIDTVAETTGRDVHLAGYSQGGMFAYQTGAYRHSKNIASIIAFGSPVDTLAALPMGLPPNLASNVAGFMADHVFNRLDISGWQARLGFQMMDPLKTAKARIEFLRQLHDREALLPREAQRRFLESEGWIAWSGPAVAELLKQFIAHNRMMTGGFAINGQLVTLTDITCPVLAFVGEVDDIGQPAAVRGIRRAAPDAKVFEYLLRAGHFGLVVGSKAAELTWPTVARWVLWQEGLGAQPAGVALMAEDSSDGAQRGVAITSRIAHGLGEASEVALTLARGAADAVLAAQKSMRTMAVETARTLPRLARLGQINDHTRISLGRIIDEQAADSPDGEFLLFDGRVHTYEAVNKRIDNVVRGLIDVGVRQGVHVGVLMATRPSALVAIAALSRLGAVAVLVPTDGDLLPAARLGGISDIIVDPGSLDLALPAARELGCQVLVLGGGEARDLDLPTDIDVDVVDMEQIDPDAVELPGWYRANPGFARDLAFVAFSNVAGEVVAKQITNFRWALSAFGTASTSALGPNDTVYCLTPLHHESGLLVSLGGAVVGGARIALSRGLNPERFVAEVRQYGVSVVSYTWAMLGEVIDDPNFVLQGNHPVRLFIGSGMPVGVWNRVTEVFAPANVVEFFATKDGQAVLANVSGAKVGSKGRPLPGAVDVELAAYDADHDLILEDDLGFVRVAEANEVGVLLAKPRGPIDPSASVKRGVFAPADTWISTEFLFRRDADGDYWLVGGRSSSIRTARGIAYPVVITDALGAVNGVDLAVTYRVPTAGSALVVSAVTVRPGATITAADLSEAVADIPAGRGPDIVHVVPSLQLSTVYRPEMGNLRDAGLPKAGRNAWYFDAATRQFKRLTAAVRADLAGA, from the coding sequence GTGGATCTGAACTTGTCGGCCGTGACCAGGCCGGTCGAGTGGCTGATGGCCACCGCTCAGAACGGTCTCGAGGTGCTGCGCTGGGGCGGACTGGAGACCGGCACCGTGCCGTCGCCGTTCCAGATCGTCGAGAGCACCCCGATGTACAAGCTGCGACGGTACTTCCCGCCGGACAACCGGCCCGGCCAGCCGCAGCCCGGCCCGCCGGTGCTGCTGGTGCACCCGATGATGATGTCGGCGAACATGTGGGACGTCACCCGCGAAGACGGCGCGGTCGGCATCCTGCGTGAGGCCGGGGTGGACCCGTGGGTGATCGACTTCGGCTCACCGGACGAGATCGAAGGCGGGATGCGCCGCAACCTGGCCGACCACATCGTCGGGCTCAGCCAGGCCATCGACACCGTCGCCGAGACCACCGGCCGCGACGTGCATCTGGCCGGCTACTCCCAGGGCGGCATGTTCGCCTATCAGACTGGGGCATACCGGCATTCGAAGAACATCGCCAGCATCATCGCGTTCGGCTCCCCGGTGGACACCCTGGCCGCGCTGCCGATGGGCCTGCCGCCCAACCTCGCGTCGAATGTGGCCGGTTTCATGGCCGACCACGTCTTCAACCGGCTCGACATCTCCGGATGGCAGGCGCGGCTGGGCTTCCAGATGATGGACCCGCTCAAGACCGCCAAGGCGCGCATCGAATTCCTGCGCCAACTGCACGACCGGGAAGCCCTGCTGCCGCGTGAGGCGCAGCGCCGGTTCCTCGAATCCGAGGGCTGGATCGCCTGGTCGGGCCCGGCGGTCGCCGAGCTACTCAAACAGTTCATCGCGCACAACCGGATGATGACCGGCGGTTTCGCCATCAACGGCCAACTGGTCACCCTGACCGACATCACCTGCCCGGTGCTGGCCTTCGTCGGCGAGGTCGACGACATCGGCCAACCCGCCGCGGTCCGGGGCATCCGCCGTGCCGCGCCCGACGCCAAGGTCTTCGAATATCTTTTGCGGGCAGGGCATTTCGGCCTGGTGGTCGGATCCAAGGCGGCGGAACTGACCTGGCCGACGGTGGCCCGCTGGGTGCTGTGGCAGGAGGGGCTGGGCGCACAACCGGCCGGCGTCGCATTGATGGCCGAGGACTCATCCGACGGCGCCCAGCGCGGCGTCGCGATCACCTCGCGGATCGCACACGGCCTGGGCGAGGCCTCGGAGGTGGCGCTGACGCTGGCCCGCGGCGCCGCCGATGCCGTGCTGGCGGCGCAGAAGTCGATGCGCACCATGGCGGTCGAGACCGCGCGCACCCTGCCCCGGCTGGCCCGCTTGGGACAGATCAACGACCACACCCGGATCTCGTTGGGCCGCATCATCGATGAGCAGGCGGCGGACTCACCCGACGGTGAATTCCTGCTGTTCGACGGGCGGGTCCACACCTACGAGGCGGTCAACAAGCGCATTGACAACGTCGTTCGCGGTCTGATCGACGTCGGGGTCCGGCAGGGCGTCCACGTCGGCGTGCTGATGGCCACCCGGCCCAGTGCGCTGGTCGCCATCGCGGCACTGTCGCGACTGGGTGCGGTGGCGGTGCTGGTGCCCACCGACGGCGACCTGCTGCCGGCGGCCCGCCTCGGCGGCATCTCCGACATCATCGTCGACCCGGGCTCGCTGGACCTGGCGCTGCCGGCCGCCCGCGAACTGGGCTGCCAGGTGCTGGTGCTCGGCGGCGGTGAAGCCCGTGACCTCGACCTACCCACAGACATCGACGTCGACGTCGTCGACATGGAACAGATCGACCCCGACGCCGTCGAACTGCCCGGCTGGTACCGCGCCAACCCGGGCTTCGCCCGCGATCTGGCGTTCGTGGCGTTCAGCAACGTGGCCGGCGAAGTGGTGGCCAAGCAGATCACCAACTTCCGCTGGGCGCTCTCGGCGTTCGGGACCGCATCGACTTCGGCGCTGGGCCCCAACGACACGGTGTACTGCCTGACACCGCTGCACCACGAGTCCGGCTTGCTGGTCAGCCTGGGCGGCGCGGTGGTCGGCGGCGCCCGCATCGCACTGTCGCGCGGGTTGAACCCGGAGCGCTTCGTCGCCGAGGTCCGGCAGTACGGCGTCAGCGTGGTGTCCTACACCTGGGCGATGCTCGGCGAGGTCATCGACGATCCCAACTTCGTCCTGCAGGGCAATCACCCGGTCCGGCTGTTCATCGGTTCCGGTATGCCCGTCGGCGTGTGGAACCGGGTCACCGAGGTGTTCGCGCCCGCCAATGTCGTCGAGTTCTTCGCCACCAAGGACGGGCAAGCCGTGCTGGCCAACGTCTCCGGCGCCAAGGTCGGCAGCAAGGGCCGACCGCTGCCCGGCGCGGTCGATGTGGAACTGGCCGCCTACGACGCCGACCACGACCTGATCCTCGAAGACGACCTGGGCTTCGTACGCGTCGCCGAGGCCAACGAGGTCGGGGTGCTGCTGGCCAAACCGCGCGGACCCATCGACCCCTCGGCGTCGGTCAAGCGCGGCGTGTTCGCGCCGGCCGACACCTGGATCTCCACGGAGTTCCTGTTCCGCCGCGACGCCGACGGCGACTACTGGCTGGTCGGCGGGCGGTCATCGAGCATCCGCACCGCCCGGGGCATCGCGTACCCGGTGGTGATCACCGATGCGCTCGGCGCCGTCAACGGCGTCGACCTGGCGGTCACCTATCGGGTGCCCACGGCGGGATCGGCCCTGGTGGTGTCGGCGGTGACGGTGCGCCCGGGTGCCACCATCACCGCGGCGGACCTCAGCGAGGCGGTGGCCGACATCCCCGCGGGCCGCGGCCCCGACATCGTGCACGTCGTCCCGAGTCTGCAGTTGAGCACGGTGTACCGCCCCGAGATGGGGAACCTGCGCGACGCCGGGTTACCCAAGGCTGGACGCAACGCCTGGTACTTCGATGCCGCGACCCGGCAGTTCAAACGGCTCACCGCCGCGGTGCGCGCCGATCTGGCAGGGGCATGA
- a CDS encoding Trm112 family protein, whose amino-acid sequence MIERELLDILVCPADRGPLLLVERAAGGALYNPRMKRAYRIDDDIPVLLIDEAETVGDDEHARLMAQANPETSR is encoded by the coding sequence GTGATCGAGCGAGAACTGTTGGACATCCTGGTCTGCCCCGCCGACCGCGGCCCACTGCTGCTGGTCGAGCGTGCCGCCGGCGGTGCGCTGTACAACCCGCGGATGAAGCGGGCCTACCGCATCGACGACGACATCCCGGTGTTGCTGATCGACGAGGCGGAGACCGTCGGAGACGACGAGCACGCCCGACTCATGGCGCAGGCGAACCCGGAAACCTCCCGGTGA
- a CDS encoding M15 family metallopeptidase yields MVAAIVVCGALSQCTAAPEPQTEPASPPRTVEPAAVAEVTAAELGPTWHPGCPVAPAQLRRVTLTHLGFDDRPHRGELIVHRDLVAQVIALFDRLYRLGFPIEKMRPVATYRGGDDELSMADDNTSAFNCRRIPGSGNWALHAYGRAIDINPLLNPSVDHGAFEPHNARVYLDRKRIEPGLLHAGDPAVRVFTDAGWAWGGYWKSPVDYQHFERR; encoded by the coding sequence CTGGTGGCGGCGATCGTGGTCTGCGGTGCGCTGTCCCAGTGCACCGCAGCTCCGGAGCCGCAGACGGAGCCGGCATCGCCGCCGCGGACCGTCGAACCGGCCGCCGTGGCCGAAGTCACCGCCGCCGAACTCGGCCCGACCTGGCACCCCGGCTGCCCGGTCGCTCCGGCGCAGCTACGACGCGTCACCCTGACCCACCTGGGCTTCGACGACCGGCCGCACCGCGGTGAGCTGATCGTGCACCGGGACCTGGTTGCGCAGGTCATCGCGTTGTTCGATCGGCTGTACCGGCTGGGCTTCCCGATCGAGAAGATGCGCCCGGTGGCGACCTACCGCGGCGGCGACGACGAACTGTCCATGGCGGACGACAACACCTCGGCGTTCAACTGCCGGCGCATCCCGGGCTCGGGGAACTGGGCCCTGCACGCCTACGGCCGCGCCATCGACATCAATCCGCTGCTGAACCCGTCGGTGGATCACGGTGCCTTCGAGCCGCACAACGCCCGGGTCTACCTGGACCGCAAACGGATCGAGCCGGGTCTGCTGCACGCCGGTGACCCCGCGGTGCGGGTCTTCACCGATGCCGGGTGGGCTTGGGGCGGCTACTGGAAGTCGCCGGTGGACTATCAGCACTTCGAGCGGCGCTGA
- the argH gene encoding argininosuccinate lyase: MSTNEGSLWGGRFAEGPSDALAALSKSTHFDWVLAPYDIAASKAHAKVLYGAGLLTAEQRDGLLAGLDSLGSDVADGSFGPLVTDEDVHGALERGLIDRVGTDLGGRLRAGRSRNDQVATLFRMWLRDAMRRVADGVLDVVDALAHQAAAYPDAIMPGKTHLQSAQPVLLAHHLLAHAHPLLRDVDRIADFDARAAVSPYGSGALAGSSLGLNPDAIAAELGFSAAADNSIDATASRDFAAEAAFVFAMIAVDLSRLAEDIILWSSTEFGYAVLHDSWSTGSSIMPQKKNPDIAELARGKSGRLIGNLAGLLATLKAQPLAYNRDLQEDKEPVFDSAAQLELLLPATAGLVGTLVFDTERMAELAPAGYTLATDIAEWLVRQGVPFRVAHEAAGAAVKVAEQRGVGLDELTDDELAGISPDLTPQVREVLTVEGSVASRDARGGTAPARVAEQLAGLRERAAAMRRRLNDA; encoded by the coding sequence GTGAGCACCAACGAGGGATCGCTGTGGGGCGGGCGGTTCGCCGAAGGCCCGTCCGACGCACTGGCCGCGCTGAGTAAATCCACCCACTTCGACTGGGTGCTGGCGCCCTACGACATCGCCGCGTCCAAGGCGCACGCCAAGGTGCTGTACGGCGCCGGGCTGCTCACCGCCGAGCAACGGGACGGGCTGCTGGCCGGCCTGGACAGCCTGGGCAGCGACGTCGCCGACGGCAGCTTCGGCCCGCTGGTCACCGACGAGGACGTGCACGGCGCGCTGGAACGCGGCCTGATCGACCGGGTCGGCACCGACCTCGGTGGCCGGCTGCGGGCCGGACGGTCGCGAAACGACCAGGTCGCCACCCTGTTTCGGATGTGGCTGCGTGACGCTATGCGGCGCGTGGCCGACGGGGTGCTCGACGTGGTGGACGCGCTGGCACACCAGGCGGCCGCCTACCCGGACGCGATCATGCCGGGCAAGACGCACCTGCAGTCCGCGCAGCCGGTGCTGCTGGCGCATCACCTGCTGGCGCACGCCCACCCGCTGCTGCGCGACGTGGACCGCATCGCCGACTTCGACGCCCGCGCCGCGGTCTCGCCCTACGGCTCGGGAGCACTGGCCGGTTCGTCGCTGGGGCTGAACCCCGACGCGATCGCCGCCGAACTCGGTTTCTCGGCGGCTGCCGACAATTCGATCGACGCCACCGCGTCGCGGGACTTCGCCGCCGAGGCCGCCTTCGTGTTCGCGATGATCGCCGTCGACCTGTCGCGGCTCGCCGAGGACATCATCTTGTGGAGCTCAACGGAATTCGGCTATGCGGTGCTGCATGACTCCTGGTCGACGGGCTCTTCGATCATGCCGCAGAAGAAGAACCCCGACATCGCCGAACTGGCTCGCGGCAAGTCCGGCCGGCTGATCGGCAACCTGGCGGGCCTGCTGGCCACGCTCAAGGCGCAGCCGCTGGCCTATAACCGGGATCTGCAGGAGGACAAGGAGCCGGTGTTCGACTCGGCCGCGCAGCTGGAACTGCTGCTGCCGGCCACCGCCGGGCTGGTGGGCACCCTGGTGTTCGACACCGAGCGGATGGCGGAGCTGGCACCGGCCGGCTACACGCTGGCCACCGACATCGCCGAATGGCTGGTGCGCCAAGGTGTTCCGTTCCGGGTGGCGCACGAAGCGGCGGGCGCGGCGGTGAAGGTCGCCGAGCAGCGCGGCGTCGGCCTGGACGAACTCACCGACGACGAACTTGCGGGCATCAGCCCGGACCTGACCCCGCAGGTGCGCGAGGTGCTCACCGTCGAGGGGTCGGTGGCTTCCCGTGACGCTCGCGGCGGCACCGCGCCGGCGCGGGTCGCCGAACAGTTGGCGGGGCTGCGCGAGCGGGCCGCCGCGATGCGCCGCCGACTCAACGACGCCTGA
- a CDS encoding DNA-3-methyladenine glycosylase produces the protein MDALRLAVDPLAAARLLLGATLTCRGVTATIAEVEAYGGVPDGPWPDPAAHSYRGPTGRNTVMFGPPGRMYTYRSYGMHVCANVVCGPDGTAAAVLLRAAVIDAGQPLARGRRGESVADAALARGPGNLCSALGITMADNGIDLFDPRSPVQLRLGEPVEAQCGPRVGISQAADRPWRFWRPATPEVSAYRRSPRAPAPGASD, from the coding sequence GTGGATGCTCTCCGGCTCGCGGTGGACCCGCTCGCGGCTGCCCGGTTGTTGCTGGGCGCCACGTTGACCTGCCGCGGCGTGACCGCGACGATCGCCGAGGTGGAGGCCTACGGAGGAGTGCCCGACGGTCCGTGGCCGGACCCGGCGGCGCATTCGTATCGGGGCCCCACCGGGCGCAACACGGTGATGTTCGGTCCGCCCGGGCGGATGTACACCTATCGCAGCTACGGCATGCACGTCTGCGCCAACGTGGTCTGCGGACCGGACGGGACGGCCGCGGCGGTGCTGCTGCGGGCCGCGGTGATCGATGCCGGCCAACCGCTCGCCCGGGGCCGCCGCGGCGAATCGGTAGCCGATGCGGCTCTGGCGCGGGGGCCCGGCAATCTCTGCTCAGCTCTGGGAATCACTATGGCGGACAACGGAATTGATCTGTTCGATCCGCGCAGTCCGGTGCAGTTGCGGCTCGGTGAACCGGTCGAGGCGCAGTGCGGGCCGCGGGTGGGGATCAGTCAGGCCGCCGACCGTCCGTGGCGGTTCTGGCGGCCGGCGACACCCGAGGTTTCGGCGTACCGGCGCAGTCCACGGGCACCGGCGCCGGGTGCTTCGGACTGA
- a CDS encoding ABC-F family ATP-binding cassette domain-containing protein, protein MAHLLGAEALHLRYATGVVLESVTLGVNDGARIGIVGRNGDGKSSLLRLLAGALTPDSGRVTRRSDLRAGLLDQADTLDPDSTLGVSLVGDQADHEWASSPRIRDVVDGLVSDIAWDAKISGLSGGQRRRVQLAALLIGEWDVICLDEPTNHLDVEGITWLAGHLQQRWARNTGGLLVVTHDRWFLDEVATTTWEVHDRIVEPFQGGYAAYILQRVERDRMAAASEAKRQNILRKELAWLRRGAPARTSKPKFRIEAANALIADVPPLRNDVELMKLATARLGKDVIDLLDVSVAFDGRTVLRDVEWRIGPGERTGIVGANGAGKSTLLGLIAGTVTPDSGRVKRGKTVRLGMLDQQSAELAKLAEDRVADVLGRLRTDYQVDGKEMTPAQLLERLGFGRAQLSARVGELSGGQHRRLQLMLTLLAEPNVLVLDEPTNDVDTDMLTATEDLLDSWPGTLIVVSHDRYLLERVTDQQYAILDGRLRHLPGGVDEYLELAANARRSPSSRPAAAAEPGSGPLSGAELRAAQKDLAAVDRRLAKLAEQIEAKHHQLAAFDQSDHVGLAELTRELRALEDEVAEQEARWLELSELVE, encoded by the coding sequence GTGGCACACCTGCTCGGAGCCGAGGCCCTTCACCTGCGCTACGCCACCGGCGTCGTGCTGGAGTCGGTCACCCTCGGGGTCAACGACGGCGCACGGATCGGGATCGTCGGTCGCAACGGCGACGGGAAGTCCTCACTGTTGCGTCTGCTGGCCGGTGCGCTGACGCCGGACTCGGGCCGCGTCACCCGGCGCAGTGATCTGCGGGCCGGTTTGCTGGACCAGGCCGACACCTTGGATCCCGACAGCACGCTGGGGGTATCGCTGGTCGGCGATCAGGCCGACCACGAGTGGGCCTCCAGTCCGCGGATCCGGGACGTGGTCGACGGGCTGGTCTCCGATATCGCCTGGGACGCCAAGATCTCCGGGCTCTCCGGCGGCCAGCGGCGCCGCGTCCAGCTGGCCGCGCTGCTGATCGGCGAATGGGACGTGATCTGTCTCGACGAGCCCACCAACCACCTCGACGTGGAGGGCATCACCTGGCTGGCGGGGCATCTGCAGCAGCGCTGGGCCCGCAACACCGGCGGGCTGCTGGTGGTCACCCACGACCGCTGGTTTCTCGACGAGGTGGCCACCACCACCTGGGAGGTCCACGACCGCATCGTGGAGCCCTTCCAGGGCGGGTATGCCGCCTACATCCTGCAGCGGGTGGAGCGCGACCGGATGGCCGCGGCCAGCGAGGCCAAACGGCAGAACATCTTGCGCAAGGAACTGGCCTGGCTGCGGCGCGGGGCGCCGGCGCGCACGTCCAAGCCGAAGTTCCGCATCGAGGCCGCCAACGCGCTGATCGCCGACGTCCCGCCGCTGCGCAACGACGTCGAGCTGATGAAGCTGGCCACCGCCCGGCTCGGCAAGGACGTGATCGACCTGCTCGACGTGTCGGTGGCGTTCGACGGCCGGACGGTGCTGCGCGACGTCGAATGGCGGATCGGGCCCGGTGAGCGCACCGGGATCGTCGGCGCCAACGGTGCCGGAAAGTCCACCCTGCTCGGGCTGATCGCGGGCACCGTGACACCCGATTCCGGGCGCGTCAAACGTGGCAAGACGGTGCGGCTGGGCATGTTGGATCAGCAGTCCGCCGAGCTGGCGAAGCTGGCCGAGGACCGGGTGGCCGATGTGCTGGGCCGGCTGCGCACCGACTACCAGGTCGACGGCAAGGAGATGACGCCCGCGCAGTTGCTCGAGCGCCTCGGGTTCGGTCGTGCGCAGTTGTCCGCGCGGGTGGGCGAGCTCTCCGGTGGCCAGCATCGGCGGCTGCAGTTGATGCTCACCTTGCTGGCCGAGCCGAACGTGCTGGTGCTCGACGAGCCCACCAACGACGTCGACACCGACATGTTGACCGCCACCGAGGACCTGCTGGACTCCTGGCCGGGCACGCTGATCGTGGTCTCCCACGACCGTTACCTGCTGGAACGAGTCACCGATCAGCAGTACGCGATCCTCGACGGGCGGCTGCGGCATCTGCCCGGCGGCGTCGACGAGTATCTGGAGTTGGCCGCCAATGCGCGCCGATCACCGTCGTCGCGGCCGGCGGCGGCCGCCGAGCCCGGCTCGGGACCGTTGTCGGGGGCGGAGCTGCGCGCCGCCCAGAAGGACCTGGCCGCCGTGGATCGGCGGCTGGCGAAGCTGGCCGAGCAGATCGAGGCCAAGCATCACCAGTTGGCCGCGTTCGACCAGTCCGATCACGTTGGGCTGGCCGAGCTCACCCGCGAGCTGCGGGCGCTGGAGGATGAGGTCGCCGAGCAGGAGGCGCGCTGGTTGGAGCTCTCGGAGCTGGTCGAGTAG
- a CDS encoding MPT63 family protein, protein MRINAMTKAALTAVAVLAAAPMAVAPVATAAYPIVGKLGSTLQTTDTVGQVTYSWRVSGLQPSSDPTPGFPVAGKVWEATATVNAIRGTVTPAISQFNAVAPDRAAYRVLWQVASPRTISGATIPQGAQSSGKIYFDVTGPPPTTVTMNNGMEDLMIWGP, encoded by the coding sequence ATGAGGATCAATGCGATGACGAAAGCGGCCCTGACCGCAGTCGCCGTGCTGGCCGCGGCTCCGATGGCCGTTGCACCGGTCGCCACGGCCGCCTACCCGATCGTCGGCAAGCTGGGCAGCACCCTGCAGACCACCGACACCGTCGGTCAGGTCACGTACTCGTGGCGGGTCAGCGGCCTTCAGCCCAGCAGCGACCCCACGCCGGGATTCCCGGTGGCCGGCAAGGTCTGGGAGGCGACGGCGACGGTGAATGCGATCCGCGGCACGGTGACACCGGCGATTTCCCAGTTCAACGCCGTCGCGCCGGATCGGGCCGCCTACCGGGTGCTGTGGCAGGTCGCCTCGCCCAGAACCATCAGCGGCGCGACCATCCCCCAGGGCGCTCAGTCCAGCGGCAAGATCTACTTCGACGTCACCGGTCCGCCGCCGACCACCGTGACGATGAACAACGGGATGGAAGACCTGATGATCTGGGGGCCGTGA